A part of Corynebacterium lactis RW2-5 genomic DNA contains:
- a CDS encoding phage tail tape measure protein, with protein MAGGKIDILVEPDLKGFEGKLESGLGGALGTAGKIGAALGVAIGGAEMSRQIIQVGMDFESQMNTMSAVSQATGTQLDAVAAKARELGSDTSLTATSASDAAAAMTELAKGGFTVEQSMEAAKGTLQLAAAAQIDAAEAATIQSQALQSFSLGAEDAARVSDILAGAANASSAEIGGIAQGLQQAGAVANQFGVDIDDTSTALAMFANAGIQGSDAGTLLKSALLALTDQGKPAQAAMEELGLSVYDMQGNFVGLPSLFEQLAEAQKSMTPEAYQAATATLFGSDAMRLAGIAAEQGRDGFETLRDAVTRSGQAAEVAAAQTEGLPGAMERLQNTAEEVGLAVYDALSDKLVAGADLATTALEAIGPALATGLGAALDVVGGAASALDGLEGAAIGVAGALALSSFTDFPGRMNAGTGALRGFGEQMKVQKSLAKAAGVELTSVGAAMATMEARVPTIHRMSEAYRKTGAQARAMGTLTLAASTQVDGMHRNLLLAKGSAQKFGGVLGGSVAGGLSLAKSGVTGIINALGGPWGLAIAGAGLAIGHLIQKHQEAKQAEEEHKAAQEALRESLDQTTGAITAQTRELVLKAAQESDAIDTARELGISQETLADAMTGVEGAQQKVNAAIDVGSRKALESSKAWETSGRNLRGMGITAEDVSEAIFGTGQASQDAMDKIMSKGPAAVDAFNKVASGVKDADEKFKGLRDQVNRTSDDLDKIEAEAQKDRLAALRDSTEKTKTAMELLGDSIISIPDDKSIKVESDAVNEETRAKLEELGAKVTNLPNGEVLVEFSNHLEIVSLLDSLGIKIANFKGNIEITNNSPEVEAQLEQLGLKVTDYEGHVVIDSNDEEVKQRLIELGLMAEAGVHGDLTITDNVQDVLSRKDGLTAPTKSEHTVSDNTDDVQKRKDGLKSPTDSKHDVKDNVADVNAKKETLKRPTSSQHTIYVRQVEYANSAGGTRPLPLSMQWQGGYWPGPAYALGDRHDGYRLPLTGLGTEIRDGFLALDGAGIPTARLDAGEWIINGASSATFDELLFAINNNTPRARAALAAFEELPGYAEGRDPKKRSNRKSSDPDIEASDESTDTKDEQSGVDRAFEELNPTQGGPYVYGGTLPTGADCSGYVGLWQSVLEDRNPRTTRLGTTVSLLAGQWPNLQPGTDGVFIVATNPEHMVAQLDGVNIESGGSGMQIGDGATSPYNLPNATLYYLPDEYIKGGTGSGKSKRGRSSSSKPKKTDAETERERLDKMAAESQPHLARSNVQIPPDPIVTAAMTPANDPDGVKELTKGGAWTERFGLAHNASAEDKLVEYLLWAYGQDNEPDYELARAFTEANDPTGVRSMIEAGVWTGRFGDHYRAGKDSQLVKAVLAARRNGGYFTIKLNMLEDELGDKPRSASELAGKVAKVAAEGAVSDLMQVLGQDDEFGPVVEVGLLAGKQAFTQSQGVDASGRIVIEDTTAKSSPTRQGISEAQAEEIQPAGASVYDPGRGTEQWSGLIDKALSITGNPSGWKQPMVEQGDIESHGDPSAVGPSSPEGAPAGVWQVKPGTFQAFRDPGLVDDVHDVLANGVAALNYVNSRYEKLPWPTAAGYQAGGRVTAARSGGRGPDDKIPAWLAEGEYVVSAPAARQNQAVLELINGGAEIAHLAADTVVQNGTRLATLGVDAMAGAGAIGSLGIPGIGGALAPSAESVMDIGGKAVEALSEVATQVSNRVIDTVANSATEFLVGDAQSQRREYQANMVRDAALESRAQAMREQMEQSVAAQRPVNVNANGYDRRDLAAGIRQARYEERWESGF; from the coding sequence GTGGCCGGTGGCAAGATTGACATTCTCGTCGAACCTGATTTGAAGGGGTTTGAGGGAAAGCTTGAGTCTGGGCTTGGTGGGGCGCTGGGTACGGCGGGCAAGATTGGTGCCGCGCTTGGTGTTGCTATTGGTGGGGCGGAGATGTCTCGCCAGATTATCCAGGTCGGTATGGACTTTGAGTCGCAGATGAATACTATGTCTGCGGTGTCTCAGGCCACTGGTACGCAGTTGGATGCTGTGGCGGCGAAGGCCCGTGAGTTGGGTTCGGATACGTCGTTGACGGCGACGTCGGCGTCGGATGCGGCCGCTGCGATGACTGAACTTGCTAAGGGCGGCTTTACTGTTGAGCAGTCGATGGAGGCTGCGAAGGGCACGTTGCAGTTGGCTGCTGCTGCGCAGATTGATGCGGCTGAGGCGGCGACGATTCAGTCTCAGGCGTTGCAGTCGTTCAGTTTGGGTGCTGAGGATGCTGCGCGGGTGTCGGATATTTTGGCGGGTGCGGCGAATGCGTCGTCGGCTGAGATTGGTGGTATCGCTCAGGGTCTGCAGCAGGCTGGCGCTGTCGCCAACCAGTTCGGTGTTGATATTGACGACACGTCTACTGCGTTGGCGATGTTTGCAAACGCGGGTATTCAGGGGTCTGATGCTGGTACGTTGCTGAAGTCGGCGTTGCTGGCGTTGACTGACCAGGGTAAGCCCGCTCAAGCTGCGATGGAAGAACTCGGGCTGTCGGTGTACGACATGCAGGGTAATTTCGTTGGGTTGCCGTCATTGTTCGAGCAGTTGGCGGAGGCGCAGAAGTCGATGACGCCGGAGGCGTATCAGGCGGCGACTGCGACGCTTTTCGGTTCGGATGCGATGCGTCTGGCCGGTATTGCGGCGGAGCAAGGCCGTGATGGTTTTGAGACGCTTCGGGATGCAGTGACTCGGTCTGGGCAGGCTGCGGAGGTCGCAGCGGCGCAGACGGAGGGGCTTCCTGGCGCGATGGAGCGGCTGCAAAACACTGCGGAGGAAGTCGGGCTTGCAGTCTACGACGCTCTTTCCGACAAGCTTGTAGCTGGTGCTGACTTAGCAACAACTGCGTTGGAAGCTATTGGTCCTGCTCTTGCTACAGGGCTTGGCGCTGCCTTGGATGTCGTCGGTGGTGCAGCATCAGCCCTTGACGGGCTGGAGGGTGCGGCGATTGGTGTCGCTGGTGCGTTGGCCTTGTCCTCTTTCACGGATTTTCCGGGACGGATGAATGCGGGCACGGGAGCCTTGCGTGGCTTCGGCGAGCAGATGAAGGTACAGAAGTCGCTTGCGAAGGCTGCTGGGGTTGAGCTCACTAGCGTCGGCGCGGCGATGGCGACCATGGAAGCCCGTGTCCCGACGATCCATCGTATGAGTGAGGCGTACCGGAAGACTGGTGCGCAAGCCCGCGCGATGGGAACCCTGACTCTAGCGGCGTCTACGCAAGTTGATGGCATGCACCGTAACTTGCTGCTGGCTAAAGGTTCCGCGCAGAAGTTCGGCGGAGTCCTCGGCGGTTCGGTCGCCGGTGGCCTGTCGCTGGCGAAATCCGGTGTAACTGGGATAATCAATGCCTTGGGTGGCCCATGGGGGCTGGCGATTGCTGGCGCTGGTTTGGCAATCGGGCACCTGATTCAGAAGCACCAGGAAGCTAAGCAGGCTGAGGAAGAGCATAAGGCAGCGCAGGAAGCGCTACGTGAATCACTAGACCAAACTACGGGTGCGATTACCGCGCAGACCCGTGAACTTGTTCTGAAGGCGGCGCAGGAGTCGGATGCCATAGATACCGCGCGTGAACTTGGGATTTCTCAGGAGACCCTCGCGGATGCGATGACCGGTGTTGAAGGGGCACAACAAAAGGTCAATGCCGCGATTGATGTTGGTTCCCGGAAAGCCCTGGAGAGCTCGAAGGCGTGGGAAACATCCGGGCGGAATCTCCGCGGGATGGGCATCACTGCTGAAGACGTGAGCGAAGCAATTTTCGGCACGGGGCAGGCGTCGCAGGATGCGATGGACAAAATTATGTCCAAGGGGCCTGCTGCCGTTGATGCGTTCAATAAAGTCGCCAGCGGGGTAAAAGACGCGGATGAAAAGTTCAAGGGCCTCCGTGACCAAGTCAACCGAACCTCGGATGATCTCGACAAGATTGAGGCTGAGGCGCAAAAGGACCGGCTGGCGGCGCTCAGGGACTCGACGGAGAAGACCAAAACAGCGATGGAGCTGCTCGGAGACAGCATCATTTCTATCCCGGATGACAAGAGCATCAAGGTGGAATCTGACGCCGTCAACGAGGAAACCCGGGCGAAGCTCGAAGAGCTCGGCGCGAAGGTGACAAACCTGCCCAATGGTGAGGTGCTCGTAGAGTTCTCGAACCATCTGGAAATCGTGTCCCTGCTCGACTCCCTGGGAATCAAGATTGCCAACTTTAAAGGCAATATCGAGATTACGAACAATAGCCCGGAGGTTGAGGCGCAGCTCGAGCAGTTAGGCCTCAAGGTGACTGATTACGAAGGTCACGTGGTTATTGATTCCAATGATGAGGAAGTCAAACAGCGACTCATCGAATTGGGGCTCATGGCCGAAGCGGGAGTGCATGGTGATCTCACTATCACGGACAATGTTCAGGATGTTTTGTCCCGCAAGGATGGGCTAACAGCTCCGACAAAGTCCGAACACACAGTGTCCGACAACACTGATGATGTCCAAAAACGCAAAGACGGGCTGAAGTCCCCAACCGACTCGAAGCATGATGTTAAAGACAACGTCGCTGACGTCAACGCGAAGAAGGAAACCCTCAAGCGGCCTACGTCGTCACAGCACACGATTTACGTGCGGCAGGTTGAGTACGCGAACAGTGCCGGAGGAACTAGACCGCTCCCACTGTCAATGCAGTGGCAAGGTGGTTACTGGCCCGGCCCCGCGTACGCATTGGGAGACCGGCACGACGGCTACCGGCTTCCACTAACCGGGCTGGGCACGGAAATCCGAGATGGGTTTCTCGCCCTCGACGGCGCAGGCATACCAACGGCCCGCCTGGACGCCGGTGAATGGATCATCAACGGTGCATCTTCCGCAACGTTCGATGAGCTACTCTTCGCAATTAACAACAACACTCCCAGGGCGCGCGCAGCACTAGCGGCGTTCGAAGAACTACCTGGCTACGCCGAAGGTAGAGACCCAAAGAAACGCAGCAATCGTAAAAGCAGCGACCCTGACATTGAAGCCTCCGATGAGAGCACAGACACCAAGGACGAGCAGTCCGGTGTTGATCGTGCCTTCGAAGAACTGAACCCAACCCAGGGCGGCCCATACGTGTATGGCGGGACCTTGCCCACTGGCGCGGACTGCTCCGGCTATGTCGGCCTGTGGCAGTCGGTGCTGGAGGACCGGAACCCGCGCACTACGCGCCTGGGAACAACGGTGTCCCTTCTAGCGGGGCAGTGGCCAAACTTACAGCCCGGAACCGACGGTGTGTTCATCGTTGCTACGAACCCAGAGCACATGGTTGCTCAGTTGGACGGGGTCAACATCGAGTCCGGTGGCTCCGGAATGCAGATTGGTGACGGGGCGACTAGCCCATACAATCTGCCGAATGCCACGCTGTACTACCTTCCTGATGAGTACATCAAGGGCGGTACCGGTTCAGGGAAGTCGAAGCGCGGTAGGTCTTCGTCAAGTAAGCCGAAGAAGACTGATGCGGAGACCGAGCGAGAGCGGTTGGACAAAATGGCAGCTGAGTCGCAGCCGCATCTTGCCAGGTCGAACGTGCAAATACCGCCGGACCCGATTGTGACCGCGGCGATGACACCCGCGAATGACCCGGATGGTGTCAAGGAATTGACCAAGGGCGGGGCGTGGACGGAGCGTTTCGGTCTAGCCCACAATGCCTCGGCGGAAGACAAACTAGTTGAGTACTTGCTGTGGGCTTACGGGCAGGATAACGAACCAGACTATGAGTTAGCACGGGCGTTTACTGAAGCAAATGATCCGACAGGTGTCCGCTCCATGATCGAGGCGGGTGTCTGGACAGGGCGCTTCGGGGACCACTACCGGGCCGGTAAGGACTCGCAGTTGGTCAAGGCTGTGCTGGCTGCTCGCCGTAATGGTGGCTACTTCACTATCAAGTTGAACATGCTTGAGGACGAGTTGGGTGATAAACCGCGTTCGGCCTCCGAGCTTGCCGGCAAGGTTGCGAAGGTAGCCGCTGAGGGCGCCGTTAGTGACTTGATGCAAGTGTTGGGGCAGGACGATGAGTTTGGCCCAGTTGTCGAAGTTGGTCTTCTGGCTGGCAAGCAAGCCTTCACTCAGTCTCAGGGAGTAGATGCGTCGGGTCGCATTGTTATCGAAGATACGACGGCGAAGTCGTCCCCGACGCGCCAGGGTATTTCCGAAGCGCAGGCGGAAGAGATTCAGCCTGCTGGTGCGTCTGTGTATGACCCCGGGCGTGGAACGGAGCAGTGGTCAGGGCTGATTGACAAGGCCCTGTCGATTACTGGTAACCCGTCGGGGTGGAAACAGCCGATGGTGGAGCAGGGAGATATTGAGTCTCATGGTGACCCGTCGGCGGTTGGCCCGTCGTCTCCAGAAGGGGCGCCGGCTGGCGTGTGGCAGGTGAAGCCGGGCACATTCCAAGCGTTCCGTGACCCCGGGTTGGTCGACGACGTGCACGATGTGCTGGCCAATGGTGTTGCTGCCCTGAACTACGTCAACTCTCGGTACGAGAAACTGCCGTGGCCGACAGCCGCAGGTTATCAAGCGGGAGGTCGGGTCACCGCGGCCCGGTCTGGTGGGCGCGGGCCGGATGACAAGATTCCAGCGTGGCTGGCTGAAGGCGAATACGTGGTGAGTGCTCCGGCGGCACGCCAGAACCAGGCTGTCCTTGAGCTAATCAACGGAGGTGCAGAGATTGCGCATCTTGCGGCTGACACTGTGGTACAAAACGGCACGCGCCTGGCGACGCTGGGTGTTGATGCTATGGCCGGTGCCGGTGCTATCGGCTCGCTGGGTATCCCGGGTATCGGTGGCGCTTTGGCCCCCTCCGCTGAGTCCGTGATGGACATTGGTGGAAAAGCCGTGGAGGCGCTATCCGAAGTGGCGACACAAGTGTCGAACCGTGTTATCGACACGGTAGCCAACAGCGCTACCGAGTTCCTAGTCGGCGACGCACAGTCACAGCGGCGCGAGTACCAAGCAAACATGGTGCGAGACGCTGCGTTGGAGTCGAGGGCTCAAGCGATGCGCGAACAAATGGAGCAGTCCGTTGCTGCACAGCGGCCAGTCAACGTTAACGCCAATGGGTATGACCGCCGTGATCTGGCGGCTGGTATTCGGCAGGCACGATACGAGGAACGATGGGAGAGTGGTTTCTAA
- a CDS encoding peptidoglycan DD-metalloendopeptidase family protein: protein MVTMPVDKGFYVTSGFGPRWGTHHWGTDFGCDGGSGGKPIYAVKDGTIARVGPATGFGQWIGVDHPASNGGGETIYGHIIPEVSLGQQVREGQRIGRIDPNRATNGGVDPHLHLEWHRYSWVPPGPDRLDPMVMLKGARWPGEVKAPVSESTEVKKVADNAVDIDKHHLITFGRPTPLPKKRIIVHTTENTPGTSSQAILDYQVRSRTGSYHRLVDATGKITLANTDDWQTWSVGNKGNDIALHVSLVAQAKMTRPEWLAQPKMLEGCARVVAYWARTYDIPLVKLTREELGAGKHGVAGHLEAQVWGNTDHWDPGYHFPYDVVLARAKEINAGKSAPAVAIPPSPAPKAPLTLDTPCKSHVPGSKHVAPLADYIMYIDRGVYEGRRMIDSNAKRLEALEKKFDRLLELVEKKEQ, encoded by the coding sequence ATGGTCACAATGCCAGTCGATAAGGGCTTTTACGTCACCTCTGGGTTCGGTCCCAGGTGGGGGACGCACCATTGGGGCACTGATTTCGGGTGTGATGGCGGTTCGGGTGGGAAGCCGATTTACGCGGTGAAGGACGGCACCATCGCGCGTGTCGGCCCCGCGACGGGGTTCGGCCAGTGGATTGGGGTTGACCACCCGGCCAGCAACGGTGGCGGTGAAACGATCTACGGCCACATTATTCCCGAGGTGTCGCTTGGGCAGCAGGTGCGTGAGGGGCAGCGTATTGGGCGCATTGACCCCAACCGCGCCACCAACGGAGGTGTTGACCCGCATCTGCATTTGGAATGGCACAGGTATTCATGGGTGCCGCCCGGCCCGGATCGTCTTGATCCGATGGTGATGCTTAAGGGTGCGCGGTGGCCGGGAGAAGTTAAAGCGCCTGTTAGTGAATCTACGGAGGTTAAGAAAGTGGCTGATAATGCCGTTGATATTGATAAACACCATCTGATTACGTTTGGTCGGCCTACGCCGTTACCGAAGAAGCGAATCATCGTTCACACGACGGAGAACACTCCGGGCACGTCCTCGCAGGCAATCCTGGATTACCAGGTGCGCAGTCGCACGGGGTCGTATCACCGACTAGTGGACGCGACCGGCAAGATTACGCTCGCCAATACGGATGATTGGCAAACCTGGTCGGTGGGCAACAAGGGCAACGATATTGCCTTACACGTCTCCCTTGTGGCGCAGGCGAAGATGACCCGCCCCGAATGGCTAGCACAGCCAAAGATGCTGGAGGGCTGCGCTCGCGTTGTCGCGTATTGGGCGCGCACCTACGACATCCCGCTAGTGAAACTAACGCGCGAGGAGTTGGGGGCCGGAAAGCACGGTGTCGCCGGACACCTGGAGGCGCAGGTATGGGGCAATACTGACCACTGGGACCCTGGCTACCACTTCCCCTACGATGTGGTGCTCGCCAGGGCGAAGGAAATCAACGCCGGTAAATCAGCCCCGGCGGTGGCAATCCCGCCATCACCGGCACCGAAGGCACCGCTGACGCTGGATACCCCGTGCAAGTCGCATGTTCCCGGTTCGAAGCATGTGGCACCATTGGCGGACTACATCATGTATATCGACCGGGGCGTGTATGAGGGCCGCAGGATGATTGACAGCAACGCGAAGCGTCTGGAGGCGTTGGAGAAGAAGTTTGACCGGCTGCTTGAGTTGGTCGAAAAGAAAGAACAGTAA
- a CDS encoding phage holin, protein MLFSCPRDRRAGFFYSHRRQKVMEKIRSIVPAGARLTWYAVASAVITALVSWGVLSEEAAPAVTGVVIAVVTLVFAIVHSTTPWRQALYAVAASVAVLGAYLGWGSGVQMDALLAVIAPVLGITTAAATTNAGEYVGEHRAGE, encoded by the coding sequence GTGCTTTTTTCATGCCCGCGTGATCGTCGCGCGGGCTTTTTCTATAGCCATAGGAGGCAAAAAGTCATGGAAAAGATTCGATCTATTGTTCCCGCTGGTGCGCGCCTGACCTGGTACGCCGTAGCGTCCGCTGTGATCACTGCGCTGGTGTCGTGGGGCGTGCTGAGCGAAGAAGCGGCACCAGCCGTGACCGGCGTAGTCATCGCGGTGGTCACCCTTGTTTTCGCGATTGTGCACTCGACTACCCCGTGGCGGCAGGCCCTGTACGCGGTGGCAGCGAGTGTGGCTGTCCTCGGCGCGTACCTTGGTTGGGGCAGTGGCGTACAGATGGATGCGCTCCTAGCCGTGATTGCGCCGGTGCTGGGCATCACGACGGCGGCAGCCACCACCAACGCCGGCGAGTATGTCGGTGAGCACCGGGCGGGGGAGTAG
- a CDS encoding cytochrome c oxidase assembly protein, whose protein sequence is MTAATLVDSDPAIPKDKKVRKSAGWYLLFAAVGGVLAGALSLVFNMDSRSTLGIPDPGAITTFGFPFAKAAGELLAALGVGSFMLSAFGTKPRHDGTVDLDGYTASRAGMWAMLGWGLIALFEIPLVLSDVSGQPLSTTIQLSNWSVSLDQTSEGLAWLWVAIFAGIVALGSSLTRKWIWQPVFFAISLVSMMPLAVVSHNATGGAHDYGTNSYIWHLTFTVFWVGGLMAMVAHARRRGDWLPEVVRRYSFVALVSFAVMSVSGFINAAINVSWSDLVSNNYGILVLVKAVLIILLGLCGYVHRKLTIPEIEQKRDNRPFWRLAILETIIMALTMGVAVALGRTPPPPNFSDQAGGEGLPPITQMQVKLGYNLDIPFGWEAMFTQWRFDIFFGMAAIVAAWIYLYWLYLLKKRGGTWPIANTLWWVGGCVLLLFTSSSALGKYMAAQFSVHMTAHMLYSMGIPVMLVLGGPVTLALRALKPAGKNGLPGIREWLVVFINNPVSRFLTHPVVATVQFVAGFYLLYMTPLYDFLADEHAGHLFMNIHFLISGYIFYWVIIGVDAAPQQISPAVKMVTLMGSLPFHAWFGVSLMQSQQVLAKEYYSTLDLPWAVNLLQDQNIGGAVAWAAGEVPLYIVTVALFVQWRRADAKDAARYDRVAERNDDAELEAYNAMLARMSGQVGVAGEDERDYYTSTVDAQHPVHMDNPIDASKKRHR, encoded by the coding sequence ATGACTGCCGCAACCCTGGTCGATAGCGACCCCGCTATTCCGAAGGACAAAAAAGTTCGCAAATCCGCTGGCTGGTATTTGCTTTTCGCAGCCGTCGGCGGCGTGTTGGCCGGAGCGTTGTCGCTCGTGTTCAACATGGACTCCCGCTCCACGTTGGGTATCCCGGACCCGGGCGCCATAACGACGTTCGGTTTCCCCTTTGCGAAAGCCGCCGGCGAGCTGCTCGCTGCTCTGGGGGTGGGCTCTTTCATGTTGTCGGCTTTCGGCACTAAGCCGCGTCACGACGGCACGGTCGACCTCGATGGTTACACGGCCTCTCGTGCAGGCATGTGGGCAATGCTCGGATGGGGTCTGATTGCGCTGTTCGAGATTCCGTTGGTGCTTTCGGACGTATCAGGTCAGCCACTTTCCACGACTATCCAGCTGAGCAATTGGTCGGTGTCTCTCGACCAGACCTCGGAGGGACTGGCGTGGTTGTGGGTCGCGATTTTCGCCGGCATCGTGGCGTTGGGTTCTTCGCTGACGCGGAAGTGGATTTGGCAGCCGGTTTTCTTCGCAATCAGCCTGGTGTCGATGATGCCGCTGGCCGTTGTTAGCCACAATGCGACGGGCGGCGCCCACGACTACGGTACGAACTCCTACATTTGGCACCTGACCTTTACTGTGTTTTGGGTGGGCGGCTTGATGGCGATGGTCGCTCACGCGCGCCGCCGCGGCGACTGGCTCCCTGAGGTCGTGCGGCGTTACTCCTTTGTGGCTCTGGTGTCCTTCGCCGTAATGAGCGTCTCCGGTTTCATCAATGCTGCCATTAACGTCAGCTGGTCCGACCTGGTGAGCAACAACTACGGAATCTTGGTTCTCGTCAAGGCTGTGCTGATTATTCTTCTCGGTCTTTGTGGCTACGTGCACCGCAAGCTCACGATTCCGGAAATTGAGCAGAAGCGGGATAATCGTCCGTTCTGGCGCCTGGCCATCTTAGAGACAATCATCATGGCGCTGACTATGGGCGTGGCAGTTGCCCTGGGGAGGACCCCTCCGCCGCCGAACTTCTCCGATCAGGCGGGCGGTGAGGGGCTTCCTCCGATTACCCAGATGCAGGTGAAGTTGGGCTACAACCTGGACATTCCTTTCGGCTGGGAGGCAATGTTCACTCAGTGGCGCTTCGACATCTTCTTCGGAATGGCGGCAATTGTCGCGGCCTGGATTTACCTGTACTGGCTCTACCTGTTGAAGAAGCGCGGCGGTACCTGGCCGATTGCTAACACCCTGTGGTGGGTCGGCGGCTGCGTATTGCTGTTGTTTACCTCCTCCAGTGCGTTGGGCAAGTACATGGCCGCCCAGTTCTCGGTTCACATGACTGCCCACATGCTCTACTCGATGGGTATCCCGGTGATGCTGGTTTTGGGTGGCCCGGTCACCCTGGCTCTGCGTGCCTTGAAGCCGGCCGGCAAGAATGGTCTGCCGGGGATTCGCGAGTGGCTGGTCGTGTTTATCAACAATCCGGTCTCGCGTTTTCTGACTCACCCGGTCGTGGCTACGGTGCAGTTCGTTGCCGGTTTCTACCTGCTGTACATGACTCCGCTGTATGACTTCCTGGCGGATGAGCATGCGGGGCACCTGTTCATGAACATCCACTTTTTGATCTCGGGCTACATCTTCTACTGGGTGATTATCGGTGTCGATGCAGCCCCGCAGCAGATTTCCCCTGCTGTGAAGATGGTGACGCTGATGGGCTCGCTTCCGTTCCACGCCTGGTTCGGTGTTTCCCTGATGCAGTCGCAGCAGGTGCTCGCCAAGGAGTACTACTCCACGCTGGATCTGCCGTGGGCGGTGAATCTCCTGCAGGATCAGAACATCGGCGGTGCTGTGGCGTGGGCCGCTGGTGAGGTTCCGCTCTACATTGTCACCGTTGCCCTATTTGTCCAGTGGAGGCGTGCCGACGCCAAGGATGCAGCCCGCTACGACCGTGTCGCGGAGCGCAATGATGATGCGGAGCTCGAGGCGTATAACGCGATGCTCGCGCGGATGAGTGGTCAGGTCGGCGTGGCTGGCGAGGACGAGCGGGACTACTACACGTCCACGGTGGACGCGCAGCACCCAGTTCACATGGATAACCCCATCGACGCGTCAAAGAAGCGACACCGCTAG
- a CDS encoding single-stranded DNA-binding protein gives MSEALITVVGNVARQVENRNTNSGAKVCRFVLASSRSWKGESGWEQSETSYFDVECWGKLAENVNNSLWKGQAVIVHGHIRTDSWTADDGGTRYRQKIIAKAVGPNLKRHVATVKTYTEKPHEQPVGQETFGGASATQQVGDYAGEATVNPAEADNQGHGDNEERREPALVGAGVSAGAGAGESAADSADTPF, from the coding sequence ATGTCCGAAGCATTGATCACTGTGGTCGGAAACGTCGCGCGTCAGGTTGAGAATCGAAATACCAACTCTGGAGCCAAGGTCTGTAGGTTCGTTCTCGCGTCGAGCAGGTCTTGGAAGGGAGAAAGCGGCTGGGAGCAGTCCGAGACGTCCTATTTCGATGTGGAATGCTGGGGGAAGCTGGCCGAGAACGTTAATAACTCGCTGTGGAAGGGGCAGGCCGTCATTGTGCATGGGCACATTCGCACTGATTCCTGGACTGCTGATGACGGCGGCACTCGCTACCGCCAGAAGATTATTGCAAAGGCGGTCGGGCCAAATCTGAAGCGCCACGTGGCCACTGTTAAGACCTATACGGAAAAGCCGCACGAGCAGCCGGTCGGGCAGGAAACGTTCGGTGGAGCCTCTGCAACTCAGCAGGTAGGCGATTACGCCGGGGAGGCAACCGTCAATCCCGCTGAGGCGGATAATCAGGGCCACGGAGATAACGAAGAGCGCCGCGAGCCCGCGCTGGTCGGAGCAGGCGTCTCCGCAGGTGCTGGCGCGGGGGAGTCCGCAGCAGACAGTGCGGATACGCCTTTTTAG